One part of the Oncorhynchus kisutch isolate 150728-3 unplaced genomic scaffold, Okis_V2 scaffold2018, whole genome shotgun sequence genome encodes these proteins:
- the LOC116368903 gene encoding adhesion G protein-coupled receptor E2-like isoform X2, protein MGSRTLLLVLGLHFTLLGNLEARVCGLGFMVKERQQCFDTNECKEWDSTRPCGSNATCYNTYGSFYCQCLPGFRSTTSVNFTALTGACNDLNECQETPWVCGNNTICLNTIGSFKCQCQPGFRSTTTVNYTALTGECKDLNECQETPWVCGNNTICLNTIGSFKCQCQPGFRSTRLSTILLSQGSVRT, encoded by the exons ATGGGGTCCAGAACTCTTCTACTTGTTCTGG GTCTTCATTTCACTCTACTGGGGAACCTAGAGGCCAGAGTTTGCGGCCTGGGCTTCATGGTCAAAGAAAGACAACAATGTTTTGATACAAATGAGTGTAAAGAGTGGGACAGTACCCGACCCTGTGGAAGTAATGCCACGTGTTACAACACATATGGAAGCTTCTACTGTCAGTGTCTACCTGGGTTCAGATCCACAACATCTGTCAACTTTACTGCTCTCACTGGAGCGTGTAACG ATCTCAATGAGTGCCAGGAGACACCATGGGTTTGTGGCAACAACACCATTTGCCTCAACACCATCGGGAGCTTCAAATGCCAGTGTCAACCTGGGTTCAGATCCACAACGACTGTCAACTATACTGCTCTCACAGGGGAGTGTAAGG ATCTCAATGAGTGCCAGGAGACACCATGGGTTTGTGGCAACAACACCATTTGCCTCAACACCATCGGGAGCTTCAAATGCCAGTGTCAACCTGGGTTCAGATCCACACGACTGTCAACTATACTGCTCTCACAGGGGAGTGTAAGG acatag